The genomic region CGTTTTCCTCAAGCCATAATTTCTGATTAAAATTGGACAGTATAACAGCAATATTATTTTTTCTTGCAATATCAAGGATTTTAAATTCTCTCTTAATGTCTTCTGCCATTTCTGGATAACCTCCAAATAGAATTAAAACAGCTTTAACTTCTTTATATGGCTTATAAAGTTCATAGCCATCTTTTATGATTTTCGTAAATTCTAATTTTTCAGAAATTGTATGTTCTTTTTCCTGTTTGTTCTGTTTGCAGGAAACAAGTCCAATAAATATTAGAATTAAAATTATTGATGTTCTTTTCATTCGTCTAATGTCCTGTCCTGAAATATGGCTACAGGTTAATAATTGATTTACGCTGTTTTTAAATATACCATATTAGGTGTTTTGAAGTCTAAAGATAAATGTAATCTTATTTCATTGTATAATTTAATAGCATTTTTTGTCGCTCTTTTGGCGTGAGCCACATCAGTAAAGGTCTGGTCAAGATAAAACTCATCTTTTAAGATGCCGTTTACACGCTCAGCCATGGCATTTTCATAACAGTGATTTTCTTCTGTCATGCTAATATCTATTCTATTTCTTTTTAGTATTTGCGTGTACACATTACTGCAATACTGTATACCTCTGTCTGAATGATGGATAAGACTTTTAATATTCTTTGCTTGGTATAGAGCTTTGTTTAAAGCTCGTACACAGCCTTTAAGTTCTAGGCTATCACTCAGGTCGTAACCAATAATCTTCCGGGAATACATATCAGTAATAAGTGCCAGATAGCAAAACCCTTTCACGGTTCTGATGTAGGTGATGTCAGATACCCAAACTTGATTAGGTCTTGTGACTTCTACATCTTTAATGATGTTTTTGTACTTGTAGAATCTATGAAGAGAATTGGTTGTTCTCGAGCTGTATTTCTTTCTAAGAGTAAGCATATTGTGTTTTCTAAGGACATTGAACAAAGTATCTCTGCCCACTTTAAGGTTAGCTTTAACAAACTCATTATCTAATGATTTTATAAGTTTACGTACGCCTTCCCTGGGAAGGGATCTGCGTCTTTTCTGTACTATTTCAACAATCTTCTGTTCTAGCTTTAAACGCTCATCAGCTCTATTTTTATACTTATAATAAGCATCACGTTTTAGTCCAAAACAATGAGTAATAGTCTTTAAAGAAGCAAATCCCTTAGATTTTTCTTTAGCTTTAACTAAGGCTAGATATTTAGCTTTTTTTTAGTTCTGTCACAGATTTATACCCTAATTGTTCAGCCGCTACTTCCAAATAAGAATCTAATACTAAAGCATCTAAATCCTTTTTAAGTAAGAGTTGTTTTAGTTGTTTAATTTCCTTTTGAAGCGCTTTAATACGTATTATTTCGTCTTTAGTTTCCACTTTTATCCTGGTGTTCATAAGGTCTTTACGGTTGTACTTTCTAATCCATTCATTAATAGTGGTAGGAGCAATACCATAGAGTTTACCGAGTTGATACTTGTTTAACTTTCCAGTGGTAAGTTCGTCTAAAATTTTTAGTTTAAAGGGTTCTGAATACCGTCTGATTACTTTGTCATTTTTGTACATAATGTTTAAAATTATGTAGCCTTTATTCAGGACAAGACAAAATGCACCACAACGTGTTTGTATAAAATTAGTTGCGTTATTCAAGCAACTAATTTAGCAAGTACACACCAAACTGAAAATCCGCAGGGATTTTCAGAAGTAGGCGAGAACAAGCAATTACTAATAGCTATTATTGTAAAACGTTTTTATAATTCAGCTTTGTATAGGTTTTCCATATTTTCTAATGGTCTTCCTAATAATTTTTCTGCTTCTTTTTGTCCGTTTGTTTTTTGTTCAGAAGTCAGTTTAGTTTCTAATTCTTGTATTTCTTTTACAATCTGTTGTTGTTGAATGTAAGGGAAGTCCCTTTTAAATTCATTGAATATTAAAAACCACTGATAGCTTTTAAAAAGGTCTTTCTCTAATTCTCCGCCATCTCTGTACATCTGGGCAAGCTGTAATCTAACTGAAGTTATGTAACCACTTTTTGTTAAATTCTCTGGGTTTTTAAGTTTTCCGAGTCGTGTTGCCCATTCCAACATTTTGTCCATATTTTTTTCAACTCCCATTCCTGAATAATAGCAGTTAATTACATTCCACATACAAGTTCCGTCACTATTTTCGGCACACTTTAGTCCAAATCAAATGCTTTTTTATAGTCTTGTTCAACTCCGTCTCCATTTCCATAAACCATCATCATTTGATAAAGACCATCGTTAAATCCTTGTTCAGCAGATTTAGCAAACCACTCAATTCCCTTTTCAGTATTCTGTTCAACGCCAGCTCCTGAGCGATAACAGTAACCTAAATTATATTGCGCTTCTGCATTTCCTAATCCAGCCAACTTTTTTAAGATAGGGATTGCTTCTTCAAATTTTTGTTGTTCAATTAACTTTTTAGATTGCTCATTCAATTCGTCCGCAGTTTGTCCGAAAACATTAATGCTTAAAAAAATTAGAATTAAAAATATGATTTTTTTAGTCATTTGTTTTTTCAAAATGTTTTACAACGTGTTTGTATATGATCTGTTGCATAGGCTTTCCCGAACTATTCTAAGTACAAAACCAAGTTGAAAAACACGATAGAATTTTCCAAATAAGCTCTGACTAGCAATGGCATATATACAGTGTTGGCAATTGGCTTTTTTTGTTAATAATCCTGAACCAAAACTTCGGTCGGAATGTGAAGAGTCGTGTTCAATTTTCTAATCATTTCCAAAGTCAGTTTACGTTTTTTGTTTAAAATTTCACTAACTCTACTTTTAAATCCTACAACTTCAGCTAAATCCTTTTGTTTCATTCCCATTTGCTCCATTCGGAACTTGATTGCCTCGATTGGGTCAGGCATTCCAATTGGAAAATTCTGATTTTCATATCGGTCGATGAGAATTGAAAGAATTTCCAATTCGTCTCCCTGGTCAGTTCCTTTTTTTGCATCAAAAATGTCCTCAAGTCTGTCGAGTGCTTTTTGATAGTCTTTTTCGTTTCTAATTGGTACTATTTTCATAATCAGATATTATTTGCGTCAATTTTATCATATTCTGCGTGAGTTCCTATAAACCTAATCCAGCAGATTTGGTATTCAAAGTTGAATTTTACAATCAATCGGTAATTATTTCCTTTAATGTTGTAAACAATTCTGTTATCCTTTAAAATGCTGGCACTTGGGTAATCATTTTTTAGTTCGTTGATATTATTCCATTCCGATTTTTCTGTTTCTCTGTACCACGACTTTAATTGTTCATCACAGTCAGCGTGTTTTTCCCAAAAATCACGTAAGGTTCTTTTCGCTATTACTCTCACATTATACTTGTTTGTCGCAAATATAATAAAAAGTTACCAAAACGGTAACTATTTTTTTCAGCTTGTTGCCAACTCCTACATAAACACAATAGCGTTTATTTCTTTTTCAAATCTAATAAATTATCTTTTTTCTGTATCATATAAAAAATCTTTCTATCGATCGACCCTTTTACATCATTAAAAAACCAAACTTTTAGCCTAAAACATACAGTGTTTAGGTGCCAAGACCCTATGTTTGGGTTAAACAGCCAAAGTTTGGATCATATTAATTAAAATTTTAAGTGTCATAACCAAAGCTTTTAAAAAATCCCCCAAATTTTTGACGAGGTTTTAGAAAATTTTAAGGTAAAAGGCTAAAAACATGATTGTTTAACCGAAACGACTCGTTACTATACCCAAACATATCATCTCGCCACTTAAATGGAACGTGTTTACGGCTTAACATTTAGGTAGGCCACCTAATCTTTTAGGTTTGCTACCTAAATTGTTAGGCGAGGAGATTAAAATTTTAGGTCTATAACCTAATGGTTTAGCCCGAGAAGTTAATTATTTATATTCTTACCTAAAAAAAGGTTGTTCAAAAAGTAAAGTTAGCTGTCTTTTCGAGCGTCCGAACGCAATTGCTTTCGGACAAAAAGCGGGAAATATTGTTAATTGTAATAATGATTTCGACTCCGCTCCATCTGACAGAAATATCCTTTAAATGACTTTTTGAACAACCTTGTTTAATGTTATAAGTAGAAGGCTTTAAAGCTTAATCTATCACCTCTGGAATGGGCTCTCCACTTTTTCCATTTGGAAACGCAATTCCCAATAGGGAGCAAATGGTATTTGCTATATCTGGAATTTCAGTGCGTTTTACCGTTTCACCATGGTTAATTCCTTTTCCGAAAAACACTAAAGGCGTATGCGTATCGTAAGCATATCCCGTACCATGGGTGGTGCCTTTTTTAGAGCCAGAATTTATATAGCCGGGTTCTAAAACTACAAGCACATCTCCCGATCTTTTGTAGTTGTAACCCATTTGCAAGCTACTGGCCATCCCTTGGGTAAATTCTTGGTTTCTCATTGCCGTTCCTGTATAGGCTTCAGCAATATGTTTATAGTCTTTAATTTCAGTTACAATGGCGTTTTCTACTTCAGTAGAAGACAATCCTAAAGATTTTATAACCTCCTGATCCAGGAAAATCTGTTCGTTGGAAAAGTTTTTAACGAGCTTATCACTGCCAAAAGTTGCCTTTAGAAACTTATTTAAAGGATCTAAAAATTCTTTTTTATGGAAGTTTCCTCCAGGGATTTCCATACTTTTCAAATAACTTGGCACTTCTACCGCTGCATGATCTGCGGTTAAAAATACGGTGTATTCTCCTTTTCCCACTTTTTTATCGAGAAACGACAACAGTCTTGCCAAGTCCTTATCCAACCTTAAATAGGTATCTTCTGTTTCTTTAGCACTCACACCAAAACGATGCCCCACATAATCGGTGGCGGAGAAACTTACCGCTAGAAAGTCGGTAATGGCATCTTTCCCTAAATCTTCCCCTTCGATGGCTGCTTCGGCAAAATCTGTGGTAAGTGAGTTCCCAAAGGGCACTCCTTTTAACAGATTAAACTCTCCATTTTTCTCCCATAACTTGGGTAAATCGTGTGGAAAAGTTGGTCTGTCTTCACCAGAAAAGGTTTTCTCAAAATCGTTATCATCTTCAATACTCTCGGTATAAGTGCTAAGGTCGTACAGCGGCTCCCATACTTTTTTATAGCTCTCTGCAGCGTTGGATGCATTGAAACGTTCTACCCATTTTGGCAATTTATCCATATAATAGGTACTGGTAATCCAGTGCCCTTCATCTTCACCCTGAAACCAATAAGCACCATCGGCAGCATGGCCCGCAGGAAGAATAGACCCTCTATCTTTTAGGGAAATCCCAATTACTTTTCCTTTGGAAGCTGTCGCCAATTTTAATTGATCTGTCATGGTACTGGCAAGCATTCTTCGTGGCGACATTTTACCGGCATCTGTTTTGGTGCCCAAACATGCTACAGTGGCATCCTCGGTGCAATAAACCGACCTATCCTCTACCTTATCGTACCAATCGTTACTTATAATCCCGTGGGTTTTGGGTGTCGTTCCAGTATACACAGACGCATGTCCCGCTGCCGTTTTAGTGGGGATATAGTTAAAATGATTGTTTTTACAATTATAACCTTCATTAATCATTCTCTTAAATCCGTCTTCCCCGTATTTATCCCAAAATCGCACTAAATAATCGTACCTCATTTGGTCTACAACAATTCCTACTACCAATTTGGGTTTTGTAAACGGCTCTTTTTTTACTTTTTGCTGTGCCTGTAGCGTTACCCATCCGAAGAAAAGCACGCCAACCAGAAAAACATTTTTCATTCTTTGTACTGTTTTCAACAAAATTAAGGTTTATAACTTTTTGGAAGTTTAAATATTGGTTAAAAGAGAAGTAATTTTATTTTTTTACTTTAGCTGATCTATTTTGAACGCATGACATACTTAGAAAATATTGGGAGATACTTTATAATGCTAAAAGAAGTTTTTAGCAGGCCAACCAAATGGAGTATGCTTAAAAAACTTATTTTTAAGGAGATAGACGATCTTATTTATGGTTCTTTGGGAATCATTATTTTTATATCCTTTTTTATAGGTGGGGTGGTTGCCATACAAACCGCCTTGAATATCGACAATCCTTTAATTCCAAAATACTTGGTTGGTTTTACCACACGGCAATCTGTTATTTTAGAATTTGCCCCCACGTTCACCTCCATAATAATGGCGGGAAAAGTTGGTTCTTATATTACTTCAAGTATTGGCACCATGAGGGTTACAGAACAAATAGATGCTTTGGAGGTTATGGGTGTAAACTCTCTTAACTACTTAGTTTTTCCAAAAATAATCGCTCTTCTTTTATATCCGTTTGTTATTGCCATCGCCATGTACATGGGTATTTTAGGAGGATGGTCGGCTGTGGTTTTAGGTGGGTACAGCACCAG from Galbibacter sp. BG1 harbors:
- a CDS encoding sel1 repeat family protein, producing the protein MGVEKNMDKMLEWATRLGKLKNPENLTKSGYITSVRLQLAQMYRDGGELEKDLFKSYQWFLIFNEFKRDFPYIQQQQIVKEIQELETKLTSEQKTNGQKEAEKLLGRPLENMENLYKAEL
- a CDS encoding tetratricopeptide repeat protein; this encodes MKKQMTKKIIFLILIFLSINVFGQTADELNEQSKKLIEQQKFEEAIPILKKLAGLGNAEAQYNLGYCYRSGAGVEQNTEKGIEWFAKSAEQGFNDGLYQMMMVYGNGDGVEQDYKKAFDLD
- a CDS encoding transposase, yielding MYKNDKVIRRYSEPFKLKILDELTTGKLNKYQLGKLYGIAPTTINEWIRKYNRKDLMNTRIKVETKDEIIRIKALQKEIKQLKQLLLKKDLDALVLDSYLEVAAEQLGYKSVTELKKS
- a CDS encoding MlaE family ABC transporter permease, with the translated sequence MTYLENIGRYFIMLKEVFSRPTKWSMLKKLIFKEIDDLIYGSLGIIIFISFFIGGVVAIQTALNIDNPLIPKYLVGFTTRQSVILEFAPTFTSIIMAGKVGSYITSSIGTMRVTEQIDALEVMGVNSLNYLVFPKIIALLLYPFVIAIAMYMGILGGWSAVVLGGYSTSAEFIKGLQIDFDTFHVVYAFTKALVFAFILATIPSFYGFYMKGGALEVGKASTSSFVWTSVAIIIANYLLTQMLLG
- a CDS encoding type II toxin-antitoxin system HigB family toxin; this translates as MRVIAKRTLRDFWEKHADCDEQLKSWYRETEKSEWNNINELKNDYPSASILKDNRIVYNIKGNNYRLIVKFNFEYQICWIRFIGTHAEYDKIDANNI
- the pafA gene encoding alkaline phosphatase PafA, producing the protein MKNVFLVGVLFFGWVTLQAQQKVKKEPFTKPKLVVGIVVDQMRYDYLVRFWDKYGEDGFKRMINEGYNCKNNHFNYIPTKTAAGHASVYTGTTPKTHGIISNDWYDKVEDRSVYCTEDATVACLGTKTDAGKMSPRRMLASTMTDQLKLATASKGKVIGISLKDRGSILPAGHAADGAYWFQGEDEGHWITSTYYMDKLPKWVERFNASNAAESYKKVWEPLYDLSTYTESIEDDNDFEKTFSGEDRPTFPHDLPKLWEKNGEFNLLKGVPFGNSLTTDFAEAAIEGEDLGKDAITDFLAVSFSATDYVGHRFGVSAKETEDTYLRLDKDLARLLSFLDKKVGKGEYTVFLTADHAAVEVPSYLKSMEIPGGNFHKKEFLDPLNKFLKATFGSDKLVKNFSNEQIFLDQEVIKSLGLSSTEVENAIVTEIKDYKHIAEAYTGTAMRNQEFTQGMASSLQMGYNYKRSGDVLVVLEPGYINSGSKKGTTHGTGYAYDTHTPLVFFGKGINHGETVKRTEIPDIANTICSLLGIAFPNGKSGEPIPEVID
- a CDS encoding type II toxin-antitoxin system HigA family antitoxin, with amino-acid sequence MKIVPIRNEKDYQKALDRLEDIFDAKKGTDQGDELEILSILIDRYENQNFPIGMPDPIEAIKFRMEQMGMKQKDLAEVVGFKSRVSEILNKKRKLTLEMIRKLNTTLHIPTEVLVQDY
- a CDS encoding IS3 family transposase encodes the protein MTHCFGLKRDAYYKYKNRADERLKLEQKIVEIVQKRRRSLPREGVRKLIKSLDNEFVKANLKVGRDTLFNVLRKHNMLTLRKKYSSRTTNSLHRFYKYKNIIKDVEVTRPNQVWVSDITYIRTVKGFCYLALITDMYSRKIIGYDLSDSLELKGCVRALNKALYQAKNIKSLIHHSDRGIQYCSNVYTQILKRNRIDISMTEENHCYENAMAERVNGILKDEFYLDQTFTDVAHAKRATKNAIKLYNEIRLHLSLDFKTPNMVYLKTA